A window of Pseudomonadota bacterium contains these coding sequences:
- the nadA gene encoding quinolinate synthase NadA: MQTGLDASAAAPKGVIPPNLEEEILRLKRAMNAVILAHYYQDDDIQDIADVIGDSLELARRAAETDADVIVFCGVKFMAEGAKILNPTKTVLLPDLAAGCSLEYSCPPAQFKAFREANPEHIAITYINCSADIKALSDIIVTSSNAEAIINSLPRDQKIIFAPDRFLGGYLNKKTGRDMLLWNGSCMVHERFSERELIKLKVAHPAAHVIAHPECPEALLAHAGHVGSTSSLLSFTEKHPGAEFIVLTEPGILHQMEKRSPGSRFYPAPGVLDGGACISCNTCPFMKLNTMEKLYLCMRDRAPELMLSPELIVAARKPLDRMLELSTAIASTAITQT; this comes from the coding sequence ATGCAAACGGGTCTTGATGCCAGCGCTGCCGCGCCTAAAGGGGTGATTCCGCCGAATCTGGAGGAGGAAATCCTGCGCCTGAAGCGCGCGATGAACGCGGTGATCCTTGCCCATTATTACCAGGATGACGACATTCAGGACATCGCGGATGTGATCGGCGATTCGCTGGAACTGGCGCGCCGGGCGGCTGAGACGGATGCGGATGTGATCGTGTTCTGCGGCGTGAAATTCATGGCCGAGGGCGCGAAGATTTTGAACCCGACCAAAACCGTGCTGCTGCCGGATCTGGCTGCCGGGTGCAGTTTGGAATATTCCTGCCCACCCGCGCAGTTCAAGGCGTTCCGCGAGGCGAACCCGGAGCATATCGCGATTACTTACATCAACTGTTCGGCGGATATTAAGGCGCTAAGCGACATCATCGTGACATCGAGCAATGCGGAGGCGATCATCAACTCGCTGCCGCGCGATCAGAAAATTATCTTCGCGCCGGATCGGTTTTTGGGGGGCTACCTCAACAAGAAAACCGGGCGGGATATGCTGCTGTGGAATGGCTCCTGCATGGTGCATGAGCGGTTTTCCGAGCGCGAGCTGATTAAGCTGAAAGTGGCCCATCCGGCGGCGCATGTGATCGCCCATCCGGAATGCCCGGAGGCGCTGCTGGCCCATGCCGGGCATGTGGGGTCCACCTCCAGCCTGCTGAGCTTCACGGAAAAACACCCCGGTGCGGAATTCATCGTGCTGACGGAACCGGGCATCCTCCACCAGATGGAAAAACGCTCGCCTGGCAGCCGGTTTTATCCCGCCCCCGGTGTGCTCGATGGTGGGGCCTGCATCAGCTGCAACACCTGCCCATTCATGAAATTAAACACGATGGAAAAGCTTTACCTGTGCATGCGCGACCGCGCGCCGGAGCTGATGCTTTCGCCGGAACTGATTGTCGCCGCCCGCAAACCGCTCGACCGCATGCTGGAGCTGAGCACGGCGATCGCGAGTACGGCGATCACTCAGACGTAA
- a CDS encoding L,D-transpeptidase family protein, which yields MQPIQEIRLLSLTTLLVDGVEYACAIGRGGIAAAGMKREGDLMTPTGRFALRGCYYRPDRMDAPITALPLTALTPDDGWCDDPAHPLYNQPVKLPFAARHERLWREDHVYDLIIPLGYNDGPIIPGHGSAIFMHLMRDDGVGTEGCIALKRVDLLALLPRLTRGSQVGVG from the coding sequence ATGCAGCCGATCCAGGAAATCCGCCTTCTCAGCCTGACCACGCTTCTGGTGGATGGGGTGGAGTATGCCTGCGCTATCGGCCGCGGCGGCATTGCGGCGGCAGGCATGAAGCGCGAGGGTGACCTGATGACGCCAACCGGCCGCTTCGCGCTGCGGGGCTGCTATTATCGGCCTGACCGCATGGATGCGCCCATCACGGCCCTGCCACTCACCGCCCTGACGCCGGACGATGGCTGGTGCGATGATCCAGCACATCCGCTGTATAATCAGCCGGTGAAATTGCCCTTCGCCGCCCGCCACGAGCGGCTGTGGCGCGAGGATCATGTGTATGACCTCATCATCCCGCTGGGCTATAACGATGGGCCCATCATTCCCGGCCACGGCAGTGCGATTTTTATGCATCTGATGCGTGATGACGGGGTGGGGACGGAAGGCTGCATCGCCCTCAAACGCGTCGATTTGCTGGCGCTATTGCCGCGGTTAACGCGTGGAAGCCAAGTTGGGGTTGGCTGA
- the dxs gene encoding 1-deoxy-D-xylulose-5-phosphate synthase, which translates to MNANTPTPLLDRVAEPAACRDFTVEELKQLADDLRRETIDAVAQTGGHLGAGLGVVELTVALHHVFNTPTDKIIWDVGHQAYPHKILTGRRERIRTIRQGGGLSGFCKREESEYDAFGAGHSSTSISAGLGMAVARDLKGEDFEVVAVIGDGSMSAGMAFEAMNNAGALGTRLIVILNDNDMSIAPPTGAMSAYLSRLISSHSYRSFRHHAKTVASKFPAPLMRAARSAEKYVRSVAMGGTLFEELGFYYVGPVDGHNLDQLLPVLKNVRNERDSGPVLIHVVTQKGYGYGPAEASDDKYHGVAKFDVASGAQVKAKAANPSYTGVFANALVAEATRDSRIVAINAAMPGGTGLDRFAEAFPERSFDVGIAEQHAVTFAAGLATQGYKPFCAIYSTFLQRAYDQVVHDVAIQNLPVRFAIDRAGLVGADGPTHAGSFDIAYLCTLPNFTVMAAGDEAELVHMVATAAAHDSGPISFRYPRGEGLGVALPERGVPLEIGKGRVLREGADVALLSFGARLGECLKAADMLAEKGIRATVADARFAKPLDEALVTRLIQNHPLLLTIEEGASGGFGAQVLGFAANAGLLDSARCKLRALTLPDEYQAHDTQERMYAEAGLDAAHIVAQVLALSGKTESSAAA; encoded by the coding sequence ATGAACGCAAACACTCCCACCCCCCTGCTTGACCGCGTGGCCGAACCCGCCGCCTGCCGCGACTTCACCGTCGAGGAGCTGAAACAGCTGGCCGACGACCTGCGCCGCGAGACGATTGACGCCGTCGCGCAAACCGGCGGCCATCTCGGCGCGGGCCTTGGCGTGGTAGAGCTAACCGTGGCGCTGCACCATGTGTTCAACACCCCGACGGACAAAATCATCTGGGATGTGGGCCATCAGGCCTATCCGCATAAAATCCTCACCGGCCGGCGCGAGCGCATCCGCACCATCCGCCAGGGCGGCGGGCTGTCGGGCTTCTGCAAGCGCGAGGAATCGGAATATGACGCGTTTGGCGCGGGCCATTCCTCCACCTCCATTTCCGCCGGGCTTGGCATGGCGGTCGCGCGCGATTTGAAGGGCGAGGATTTTGAAGTCGTCGCCGTCATCGGCGATGGGTCGATGAGCGCGGGCATGGCCTTCGAAGCGATGAACAACGCGGGCGCGCTCGGCACGCGGCTGATCGTCATCCTCAACGATAACGATATGTCGATCGCGCCGCCGACCGGGGCGATGAGCGCCTATCTCTCGCGGCTGATTTCCTCGCATTCCTACCGCTCGTTCCGCCACCATGCCAAAACGGTTGCCAGCAAATTCCCGGCACCGCTGATGCGCGCCGCCCGCAGTGCCGAGAAATATGTCCGCAGCGTCGCCATGGGCGGCACGCTGTTCGAGGAACTGGGCTTTTATTATGTCGGCCCGGTCGATGGGCATAACCTCGACCAGCTGCTGCCGGTGCTGAAAAACGTCCGCAACGAGCGCGATTCGGGGCCGGTGCTGATCCATGTCGTCACCCAGAAGGGCTATGGCTACGGGCCTGCCGAAGCCAGCGACGACAAATACCACGGCGTCGCCAAGTTCGATGTCGCCAGCGGCGCACAGGTGAAAGCCAAAGCCGCCAACCCAAGCTACACTGGCGTGTTTGCCAACGCCCTGGTGGCGGAAGCCACGCGCGATAGCCGCATCGTCGCCATCAACGCCGCCATGCCCGGCGGTACCGGGCTCGACCGCTTCGCCGAAGCCTTCCCCGAGCGTTCGTTCGATGTGGGCATTGCCGAGCAGCACGCCGTCACCTTCGCCGCAGGCCTCGCCACCCAAGGCTACAAGCCCTTCTGCGCGATTTACTCAACTTTCCTGCAACGCGCCTATGACCAGGTGGTGCATGATGTTGCCATCCAGAACCTGCCAGTGCGCTTCGCCATCGACCGCGCCGGGCTGGTCGGGGCGGATGGGCCCACCCATGCCGGCAGCTTCGATATTGCCTATCTGTGCACCCTGCCCAATTTCACCGTCATGGCGGCGGGCGATGAGGCGGAGCTGGTGCATATGGTCGCCACCGCTGCAGCACATGATTCCGGGCCGATTTCCTTCCGCTATCCGCGTGGCGAGGGCCTCGGCGTGGCACTGCCGGAGCGCGGCGTGCCGCTTGAAATCGGCAAAGGCCGCGTGCTGCGCGAGGGGGCGGATGTCGCCCTGCTCAGCTTCGGCGCGCGGCTTGGTGAGTGCCTGAAAGCGGCCGATATGCTCGCCGAAAAAGGCATCCGCGCGACGGTGGCGGATGCGCGCTTCGCCAAACCGCTGGATGAAGCGCTGGTGACGCGGCTGATCCAAAACCACCCGCTACTGCTGACCATCGAAGAAGGCGCCAGCGGCGGCTTCGGCGCGCAGGTGCTGGGCTTCGCCGCCAATGCCGGACTGCTCGACAGCGCCCGCTGCAAGCTACGCGCCCTCACCCTGCCGGATGAATATCAGGCCCACGACACGCAGGAGCGCATGTATGCTGAGGCCGGGCTCGATGCCGCGCATATCGTCGCGCAGGTGCTGGCCCTCAGCGGAAAAACCGAAAGCAGCGCGGCGGCGTAA
- the argF gene encoding ornithine carbamoyltransferase, which translates to MRHFLDFRDLTLDDIITILAEAQRRKLVRGHGEEQELNGKSLAMIFEKNSTRTRVSFEVGMRELGGNPLVLQKEDLQLGRGETVADTARVLSRYVHAIMLRAHGHNTLMELAEYATVPVINGLTNLLHPCQLMADVMTVEERLSGIAGRKIAWVGDGNNMANTWITVAQKMDFELRLACPASLPPNAEILAAAQAEGARVRLVSTPEEAVDGADVVTTDTWVSMGDDDTLTRKQAFVGFQVNEALMARAAKHAIFLHCLPAHRGEEVSDAVLDGPQSAIWDEAENRLHVQKAILLWCMEAI; encoded by the coding sequence ATGCGCCATTTTCTTGATTTCCGCGATCTTACGCTCGATGACATCATCACCATCCTCGCCGAGGCGCAGCGCCGAAAACTGGTGCGAGGGCATGGCGAGGAGCAGGAGCTTAACGGCAAATCGCTGGCGATGATTTTCGAGAAAAACTCGACCCGCACCCGCGTGTCGTTCGAAGTCGGCATGCGCGAGCTGGGCGGCAACCCGCTGGTGCTGCAGAAGGAAGATTTACAGCTGGGCCGCGGCGAAACGGTGGCGGATACGGCGCGCGTGCTATCGCGCTATGTGCATGCCATCATGCTGCGCGCGCATGGCCATAACACGCTGATGGAATTGGCGGAATATGCGACCGTGCCGGTCATCAACGGCCTCACCAATCTGCTGCATCCGTGCCAATTGATGGCGGATGTGATGACGGTGGAAGAGCGTTTGAGCGGCATTGCTGGCCGCAAAATCGCCTGGGTGGGGGATGGCAATAATATGGCCAACACCTGGATCACCGTCGCCCAGAAAATGGATTTTGAGCTGCGCCTGGCCTGCCCGGCGAGCCTGCCGCCAAATGCGGAAATTCTGGCTGCTGCTCAAGCGGAAGGCGCGCGCGTGCGCCTTGTCAGCACGCCGGAAGAAGCGGTGGATGGCGCCGATGTGGTGACGACTGACACCTGGGTCAGCATGGGCGACGACGACACGTTGACGCGCAAACAGGCCTTCGTTGGGTTTCAGGTGAACGAGGCGCTGATGGCGCGTGCCGCCAAACACGCGATTTTCCTGCATTGCCTGCCCGCCCATCGCGGCGAAGAAGTGAGCGATGCGGTGCTCGATGGCCCGCAATCCGCCATTTGGGATGAAGCCGAAAACCGCCTGCATGTGCAAAAGGCGATCCTGCTGTGGTGCATGGAAGCGATTTAG
- a CDS encoding aspartate aminotransferase family protein — protein sequence MAITPSLPVYRRSGLRMVRGEGVYLIGDDGKRYLDFAAGIAVNAFGHSHPHLVEALTRQGAALWHCSNQFVTPQLETFAQRLVDATFADSVFFCSSGTEAVEAGIKFMRRYQHENGSPYRHRIITFEGGFHGRTYGGISAGGNEHARTGFGQMLTGFDRVPLNDLAAVKEKITRNTAGILIEPVQGEGGVRVADPEFLRALRALCDADGLLLMCDEVQCGYGRPGSLFAFERAGIVPDIATSAKGLGGGFPLGATLVSEKVGSVLPPGCHGGTYNNNPLAMAVGNAVLDLMLEDGLFAHVTRMGAALMDGLRSLQAAYPDKIRDVRGLGLMIGLEPTGDARALAAAMLARGLTSSPTVTNVIRLVPPLIIGQEHVDEALGLIEAVLKE from the coding sequence ATGGCCATCACCCCATCCCTCCCGGTTTATCGCCGTTCCGGCCTGCGCATGGTGCGCGGCGAGGGGGTGTATCTCATCGGCGACGATGGCAAGCGCTACCTCGATTTCGCGGCCGGCATCGCGGTTAACGCCTTTGGCCACAGCCACCCGCATTTGGTGGAAGCATTAACGCGCCAGGGGGCGGCCTTGTGGCATTGCTCCAACCAGTTCGTCACGCCGCAGCTTGAAACCTTCGCCCAGCGGCTGGTGGATGCGACCTTTGCGGATTCGGTATTTTTCTGCTCTTCCGGCACGGAAGCGGTGGAGGCGGGCATCAAGTTCATGCGCCGTTACCAGCATGAGAACGGCAGCCCGTATCGCCACCGGATCATCACCTTCGAGGGCGGCTTTCATGGCCGCACCTATGGCGGCATTTCGGCAGGCGGCAACGAGCATGCGCGCACCGGCTTCGGGCAGATGCTGACGGGCTTTGACCGCGTGCCGCTGAACGATCTGGCGGCGGTGAAGGAAAAAATTACCCGCAACACCGCAGGCATTCTGATTGAGCCGGTACAGGGCGAGGGCGGGGTGCGCGTGGCGGACCCGGAATTTTTGCGCGCGCTGCGGGCGCTGTGCGATGCGGACGGCCTGCTGCTGATGTGTGACGAGGTGCAATGCGGCTATGGCCGCCCCGGCAGCCTGTTCGCCTTCGAGCGCGCGGGCATCGTGCCCGATATTGCTACTTCCGCCAAAGGCCTCGGCGGCGGGTTTCCGCTCGGCGCAACGCTGGTGAGCGAGAAGGTGGGCAGCGTGCTGCCGCCCGGCTGTCACGGCGGCACGTATAACAATAACCCGCTGGCGATGGCGGTGGGTAATGCAGTGCTCGATTTGATGCTGGAAGACGGGCTGTTTGCCCATGTCACCCGCATGGGCGCGGCGCTCATGGACGGGTTGCGCAGCCTGCAAGCCGCCTATCCCGACAAAATCCGCGATGTGCGTGGCCTTGGGCTGATGATCGGGCTGGAGCCGACCGGCGATGCGCGAGCCTTAGCCGCCGCCATGCTGGCGCGCGGCCTCACCAGCTCGCCCACCGTGACCAACGTCATCCGCCTCGTGCCGCCGCTGATTATCGGGCAGGAACATGTCGATGAAGCATTGGGCTTGATTGAGGCGGTGCTGAAGGAGTAA
- a CDS encoding ABC transporter permease, whose protein sequence is MNWIGMGTLYKRETWRFLKVWNQTLVAPMITTTIFLAIFALALGGNARMIHGMHYIDFIAPGLIMMAMVQNSFANTSSSFMIAKLQGVIIDWLTPPLSAAELAMGFMLGGITRGLMVGCTVALAMALFVPLGVHSLPLLLFFSVAATMMLSLFGIVTGIFGNTPDQVSAITNFFVTPLSFLSGTFYSVHDLPPFFLAISHANPFFYMIDGFRFALTGYSDADPMIGVAVLSTVNLGLFMVAHLMFARGWRLKS, encoded by the coding sequence ATGAACTGGATCGGGATGGGGACGCTGTATAAGCGCGAGACGTGGCGTTTCCTGAAAGTGTGGAACCAGACCCTCGTTGCGCCGATGATTACGACGACGATTTTCCTCGCCATTTTCGCGCTCGCGCTCGGCGGCAACGCGCGGATGATCCACGGGATGCATTATATCGACTTCATCGCCCCGGGCCTGATTATGATGGCGATGGTGCAGAATTCTTTCGCCAACACGTCGTCCTCCTTCATGATCGCCAAGCTGCAGGGGGTAATTATCGATTGGCTGACTCCACCGCTTTCGGCGGCAGAGCTGGCGATGGGCTTCATGCTCGGCGGCATCACCCGCGGGTTGATGGTGGGCTGCACGGTGGCGCTGGCGATGGCGTTGTTTGTGCCACTGGGCGTACATTCGCTGCCGCTGCTGCTGTTCTTCTCCGTCGCGGCGACGATGATGCTGTCGCTGTTTGGCATTGTCACCGGCATTTTCGGCAACACGCCCGATCAGGTGTCGGCGATCACTAATTTCTTTGTCACGCCGCTGTCGTTCCTTTCCGGCACGTTCTATTCGGTGCATGACTTGCCGCCGTTTTTCCTCGCGATCAGCCATGCCAACCCGTTTTTCTATATGATCGACGGCTTCCGCTTCGCCCTGACCGGCTATTCGGATGCGGATCCGATGATTGGCGTGGCGGTGTTGAGCACGGTCAATCTCGGCTTATTCATGGTCGCGCATCTCATGTTCGCGCGCGGCTGGCGCTTGAAGTCTTAA
- a CDS encoding prepilin-type N-terminal cleavage/methylation domain-containing protein — MKRAFSLVELSIVLVILGLLVGGVLAGKSLIHASELRSVSRDFQKYQTATYTFRDKYFYFPGDIPNATQFWGAADGDDGTDSSGAACTTVVSTTAATCNGNGDGTLVQLNEPFRLWQHLANAGLIEGQYSGAQDTVTGVSPAYFNVGLNGPRSSISRAGFVLWSYGGPTGLQFRTAAALGEIFSGNFFIFMRPLPAAAGGGPATQILLGALSHEDAWNIDTKMDDGVAESGKVRGSIFKATGAGNITNMTCATYDLANTTNTCALGFIFGQ, encoded by the coding sequence ATGAAACGCGCTTTTTCTCTTGTCGAGCTATCGATTGTCCTTGTGATCCTCGGCTTGCTGGTGGGCGGGGTGCTGGCCGGTAAATCCCTGATTCATGCCAGCGAATTACGCAGTGTTTCACGCGATTTCCAAAAATACCAGACCGCCACCTATACATTTCGCGACAAATATTTTTATTTCCCCGGCGATATACCCAACGCCACCCAGTTCTGGGGCGCCGCCGATGGCGATGATGGCACGGATAGCAGCGGCGCCGCCTGCACCACCGTGGTCAGCACTACCGCGGCCACCTGCAACGGCAATGGTGATGGGACACTTGTCCAGCTTAACGAACCCTTTCGTTTGTGGCAGCATTTGGCCAATGCCGGGCTCATCGAGGGCCAGTATTCCGGTGCGCAGGATACAGTAACGGGCGTCTCGCCCGCCTATTTCAATGTTGGGCTCAATGGGCCGCGCAGCTCCATATCGCGCGCGGGGTTTGTTTTGTGGAGCTATGGTGGACCAACCGGCCTACAATTCAGAACTGCGGCAGCGCTTGGCGAGATTTTTTCAGGCAACTTCTTTATCTTTATGCGCCCGCTACCTGCCGCTGCCGGCGGCGGCCCAGCCACCCAAATCCTGCTTGGCGCGCTTTCGCATGAGGATGCGTGGAATATCGACACAAAAATGGATGATGGCGTCGCCGAATCCGGCAAAGTCCGCGGCTCCATATTTAAAGCGACCGGAGCGGGCAACATCACCAACATGACCTGCGCGACCTACGACCTTGCCAATACTACCAACACTTGCGCGCTGGGCTTTATTTTCGGCCAATAA
- a CDS encoding Bax inhibitor-1/YccA family protein: MNAWDRPTTTATVSQSSAVDQGLRSYMLKVYNYMASGVLLTAVIAYFAGTSDAFLGVMLAQEGGVVTGIAPLGYLVMFAPLGMAFFLMFRINTMSTSTLQTTFWAYAALMGLSLFTIFLIYTQTSILRVLFVTAGTFGLLSMFGYATKRDLTSMGTFLMVGMWAVLISSLVNVFLLKSSMFDLVLSCVGVLLALGFTAYDTQKIKEIYYQVGSSADAVKRASIMGALKLYMDFIYLFINLLRLLGDRR, from the coding sequence ATGAACGCATGGGATCGCCCGACCACGACGGCTACTGTTAGCCAGTCCAGCGCGGTAGACCAAGGCCTACGCAGCTATATGCTCAAGGTCTATAACTATATGGCCAGCGGCGTGCTGCTGACGGCTGTTATCGCTTATTTCGCAGGCACTTCGGATGCATTTCTGGGCGTCATGCTCGCACAAGAGGGTGGCGTTGTCACCGGCATTGCGCCGCTGGGCTACCTCGTCATGTTCGCGCCGCTTGGGATGGCGTTTTTCCTGATGTTCCGCATCAACACGATGAGCACCTCCACCCTGCAGACGACCTTCTGGGCCTATGCGGCGTTGATGGGGCTTAGCCTGTTCACCATCTTCCTGATTTACACCCAAACCAGCATCCTGCGCGTCCTGTTCGTGACGGCGGGAACGTTCGGCCTGCTCAGCATGTTCGGGTATGCCACCAAGCGCGACCTGACCAGCATGGGCACCTTCCTGATGGTGGGTATGTGGGCGGTGCTGATCAGCTCGCTGGTTAACGTGTTCCTGCTGAAATCCTCGATGTTCGACCTCGTGCTCTCGTGCGTGGGTGTGCTGCTGGCACTGGGTTTCACGGCCTATGACACGCAGAAAATCAAGGAAATCTATTATCAGGTTGGCAGCTCGGCTGATGCGGTGAAACGCGCCAGCATCATGGGCGCGCTCAAACTGTATATGGATTTCATCTACCTGTTCATCAACCTGCTGCGCCTGCTGGGCGACCGCCGGTAA
- the rpmI gene encoding 50S ribosomal protein L35: MPKMKTKSGAKKRFSLTATGKVKVGQSGKRHGMRKRSQRMIRCARGTTILNESDATTIRKFFLPNG, translated from the coding sequence ATGCCAAAAATGAAGACAAAGAGCGGCGCCAAAAAGCGCTTTTCTCTTACCGCGACGGGCAAGGTGAAAGTCGGCCAGTCGGGGAAACGCCACGGGATGCGCAAGCGTTCGCAACGCATGATTCGTTGTGCGCGCGGCACGACGATTCTCAATGAATCGGATGCGACCACGATCCGTAAATTCTTTCTCCCCAACGGCTAG
- the rplT gene encoding 50S ribosomal protein L20, with translation MAHVKRSVTKRARHRKILAQAKGYRGRASTCYRVAIERVEKGMQYAYRDRRNKKRTFRALWIQRINAAARENGMVYSDFMHGLIQAGVTLDRKVLADIAVKDAAMFTALAKQSQAAIDKVAAKA, from the coding sequence ATGGCACATGTTAAACGCAGCGTTACCAAACGCGCCCGTCACCGCAAAATTCTTGCACAAGCCAAAGGCTATCGCGGCCGCGCCTCGACCTGCTACCGCGTAGCAATCGAGCGCGTCGAAAAAGGGATGCAGTATGCATACCGCGATCGTCGTAACAAAAAACGCACCTTCCGTGCTTTGTGGATCCAGCGTATCAACGCTGCCGCCCGCGAAAACGGTATGGTGTATTCGGATTTCATGCACGGCCTGATCCAGGCTGGCGTGACGCTGGATCGCAAAGTGCTGGCCGACATCGCAGTGAAAGACGCTGCTATGTTCACCGCCCTCGCCAAGCAATCGCAAGCAGCAATCGATAAAGTCGCCGCGAAAGCGTAA
- the pheS gene encoding phenylalanine--tRNA ligase subunit alpha: protein MSIPTITNADVQALVDQGLAGITTAATTQALQDIRVQYLGKSGSLSAHPYFQTIKTATPDEKKIIGADRTAATAALTAALDARKGALEVAELNARLARETVDVTLPATPASRGSIHPITQVTEELIAIFADFGFTVAEGPEIEDDFHNFSALNIPESHPARQMHDTFYLRGDGNEPYPVLRTHTSPVQVRTMVSEKPPIRIIAPGTTYRSDSDMTHTPMFHQIEGLVIEKNVHMGHLKGLLHDALAAFFGLETLPMRFRASFFPFTEPSAEVDIGCKRGRDALVIGEGSDWLEVAGCGMVHPSVLRNCGLDPAEWQGFAFGCGIERLAMLKYNIPDLRTMFAGDVRWLKHYGFNALDIPSLIKGVAA, encoded by the coding sequence ATGTCTATACCCACCATTACGAATGCTGATGTTCAAGCCCTGGTTGACCAAGGGCTTGCGGGTATTACGACAGCCGCAACCACCCAAGCCCTGCAAGACATCCGCGTGCAGTATCTGGGCAAAAGCGGCAGCCTTTCGGCGCATCCGTATTTCCAGACCATCAAAACCGCGACGCCGGATGAGAAGAAAATCATCGGGGCAGACCGCACGGCGGCCACCGCCGCCCTCACTGCGGCGCTCGATGCGCGCAAGGGAGCGCTGGAAGTGGCGGAGCTGAACGCCCGCCTCGCCCGCGAAACGGTGGATGTCACCCTGCCCGCCACGCCTGCGTCGCGCGGCTCCATCCACCCGATCACGCAGGTGACGGAAGAGCTGATCGCCATTTTCGCCGATTTCGGCTTCACGGTGGCCGAAGGGCCGGAGATTGAGGACGATTTCCACAATTTCAGCGCGCTGAACATCCCCGAGTCCCACCCGGCGCGGCAGATGCATGACACGTTCTACCTGCGTGGCGACGGCAACGAGCCCTACCCCGTGCTGCGCACCCACACCTCCCCCGTGCAAGTGCGCACGATGGTGAGTGAGAAGCCGCCGATCCGCATCATCGCCCCGGGCACGACGTATCGCTCCGATTCGGACATGACCCACACGCCGATGTTCCACCAGATCGAGGGGCTCGTCATCGAAAAAAACGTGCATATGGGCCATTTGAAAGGCCTGCTGCATGATGCGCTGGCCGCGTTCTTCGGCCTCGAAACCCTGCCGATGCGCTTTCGCGCCAGCTTTTTTCCCTTCACCGAACCTTCGGCGGAAGTGGATATCGGCTGCAAACGCGGGCGCGATGCGCTGGTCATCGGCGAAGGCAGCGATTGGCTGGAAGTCGCCGGTTGCGGCATGGTGCACCCGAGCGTGCTGCGCAATTGCGGGCTGGACCCCGCCGAATGGCAAGGCTTCGCCTTCGGTTGCGGCATCGAACGCCTCGCCATGCTGAAATATAACATCCCCGACCTGCGCACCATGTTCGCGGGCGATGTGCGCTGGCTGAAACATTACGGATTCAACGCGCTGGATATTCCCTCGCTGATTAAGGGAGTCGCCGCATGA